The Lysobacterales bacterium nucleotide sequence GCGATGACGTCGCGGATGGAGTCGGTGCCGGCCAGCAGGGCGGCCATGCGGTCGATGCCGAAGGCGATGCCGCCGTGCGGCGGGGCGCCGTACTTGAGCGCGTCCAGCAGGAAGCCGAACTTGGCCTGGGCCTCGTCGGCGCCGATGCCGAGCAGGTCGAACACGGTGGCCTGCAGGTCGCTGCGGTGGATGCGGATGGAGCCGCCGCCGATCTCGTTGCCGTTGAGCACCATGTCGTAGCCGCGGCTGACCGCGCCGGCGGGGTCGGCGCGCAGCTGGGCGATGTCGTCGACCGCGGGCGCGGTGAACGGGTGGTGCAGGGCCACGAAGCGGCCGGCCTCGGCGTCCCATTCGAACATCGGGAAGTCGGTGACCCACAGCGGCGCCCAGGTGTTGGCGACGCGGCCCAGGTCGTGGCCGGCCTTCAGGCGCACCGCGCCCATGAAGTCGCAGACCTGCTGCCACGGGCCGGCGCCGAACAGCAGCAGGTCGCCAGCCTGGGCGCCGGTGTCGGCCAGGATCGCCGCCAGCACCGGGGCGTCCAGGAACTTGGCGATCGGCGAGTTGACGCCTTCGATGCCCTTGCCGGGGTCCTCGACCTTCATCCAGGCCAGGCCCTTGGCGCCGAACTTCGCGGCATGCGCGGCCAGTTCGTCGATCTGCTTGCGCGACAGGGTGGCGGCGCCGGGCAGGCGCAGGGCGGCGACGCGGCCGCCGGCGTCCTCGCCGGCCCAGTCGGCGAACACCTTGAAGCCGCAGCCGCGCACGGCGTCGGCGAGGTCGACCAGTTCCAGGTCGATGCGCAGGTCGGGCTTGTCCGAGCCGAAGCGGCGCATGGCCTCGGCCCAGGGCAGGCGCGGGAACGGCGCCGGCAGCTCGGCGCCGGCGACGGCGCGGAACACGTCGCGCACCATCGCCTCGACGGTGTCCTGGACATCGCGTTCCTCGACCCAGGCGAACTCGATGTCGAGCTGGGTGAACTCCAGTTGCCGGTCGGCGCGCAGCGCCTCGTCGCGGAAGCAGCGGGCGACCTGGTAGTAGCGGTCGAAGCCGGCCATCATCAGGATCTGCTTGAACAGTTGCGGCGACTGCGGCAGCGCGTAGAACTCGCCCGGGTGCATGCGCGCCGGCACCAGGAAGTCGCGGGCGCCCTCGGGGGTGGCCTTGGTCAGGATCGGCGTCTCGATGTCCTGGAAGCCGCGCTCGTCCAGCCAGTGGCGCAGCGCCTGCACCAGGCGGATGCGGGTGCGCATCATGCGCTGCATCTCCGGACGGCGCAGGTCCAGGTAGCGGTAGCGCAGGCGGATCTCCTCGCCGGGGTTCTCGTGGGCGTGGAAGGGCAGCGGCTGCGCCTTGTTGAGGATCTCGATGGATTCGGCGACCAGCTCGACGCGGCCGGTGCGGATGCGCTCGTTGACGCTGTGCCGGGCGCGCACGGTGCCGGTGACGCGAAGGCAGTCCTCGTAGCCGACCTGGGCGGCGGTGGCGAACACCGCCTGGTCGGGCTCGGCCACCACCTGCAGCACGCCCTCGTGGTCGCGCAGGTCGATGAAGCAGACGCCGCCCAGGTTGCGGGCGACGTCGGCCCAGCCGCACAGGGTGACGGTCTGGCCGATCAGGGCCTCGTCGACGAGGCCGCACAGGTGGGTACGCATTTCAGGGCCGATCCGGAACAGGGGAACCGCGCATGTTAGCAAGGGCGGGACCGGGGACCGG carries:
- the aspS gene encoding aspartate--tRNA ligase, translated to MRTHLCGLVDEALIGQTVTLCGWADVARNLGGVCFIDLRDHEGVLQVVAEPDQAVFATAAQVGYEDCLRVTGTVRARHSVNERIRTGRVELVAESIEILNKAQPLPFHAHENPGEEIRLRYRYLDLRRPEMQRMMRTRIRLVQALRHWLDERGFQDIETPILTKATPEGARDFLVPARMHPGEFYALPQSPQLFKQILMMAGFDRYYQVARCFRDEALRADRQLEFTQLDIEFAWVEERDVQDTVEAMVRDVFRAVAGAELPAPFPRLPWAEAMRRFGSDKPDLRIDLELVDLADAVRGCGFKVFADWAGEDAGGRVAALRLPGAATLSRKQIDELAAHAAKFGAKGLAWMKVEDPGKGIEGVNSPIAKFLDAPVLAAILADTGAQAGDLLLFGAGPWQQVCDFMGAVRLKAGHDLGRVANTWAPLWVTDFPMFEWDAEAGRFVALHHPFTAPAVDDIAQLRADPAGAVSRGYDMVLNGNEIGGGSIRIHRSDLQATVFDLLGIGADEAQAKFGFLLDALKYGAPPHGGIAFGIDRMAALLAGTDSIRDVIAFPKTTTAQCLMTGAPSAVPEGQLAEVHVRVRKPAG